A region from the Arcanobacterium buesumense genome encodes:
- a CDS encoding sugar-binding transcriptional regulator, giving the protein MMNERVTTAYEAAMMHYVQGETMETIARRLKVSRSTVSRLIKAARDEGLVQISLHPPQEVASAIGTWISETYSVRTHVVPVPFQANEARRLNAVAQMAGVLISGLMEPNTVIGVAWGNTVSAIADHLVPRQAAGSVVVQLNGAANPSTTGIPYAGAIMEAFGRAHGSMVQHFSVPAFFDYTATKEALWRERSIASVRQLQASADVAVFGVGSMTGQNVSLVYSGGYLSPQDLLAIKEDGVVGDVCTVLLRADGTWRDLAINERASGPTPDELKQIGRRLCVVSGVDKVVAARAALRAGVVTDLIIDEDAAARLREIS; this is encoded by the coding sequence ATGATGAATGAACGGGTAACAACAGCCTATGAAGCTGCTATGATGCACTATGTTCAAGGCGAAACAATGGAAACTATTGCCCGCCGACTCAAAGTTTCACGCTCTACGGTTTCACGGCTCATTAAAGCAGCGCGCGATGAAGGCCTAGTTCAAATCTCTTTGCATCCCCCACAAGAGGTTGCCTCTGCGATTGGAACCTGGATTTCCGAGACTTATTCAGTTCGTACCCACGTCGTACCCGTGCCCTTCCAAGCCAACGAAGCTCGTCGCTTGAATGCGGTTGCGCAAATGGCAGGAGTGCTTATCTCGGGATTGATGGAGCCAAATACGGTTATCGGGGTGGCTTGGGGAAATACTGTATCGGCGATTGCAGATCATTTAGTGCCACGCCAGGCAGCTGGATCGGTGGTTGTTCAGCTCAACGGGGCAGCTAATCCATCGACAACGGGAATCCCTTATGCGGGTGCGATTATGGAAGCCTTCGGCAGGGCGCATGGCTCGATGGTACAACATTTTTCGGTACCTGCTTTTTTCGATTACACGGCAACAAAAGAAGCGTTATGGCGCGAACGATCTATTGCTTCGGTGCGTCAGTTACAAGCCTCTGCTGATGTTGCAGTGTTTGGTGTCGGATCAATGACTGGGCAGAACGTATCGTTGGTGTATTCGGGCGGGTATTTAAGCCCGCAGGATTTATTGGCGATTAAAGAAGACGGCGTGGTTGGTGACGTGTGTACAGTTTTATTACGCGCAGATGGCACGTGGCGAGATTTGGCAATTAACGAGCGGGCATCGGGGCCCACACCCGATGAGCTCAAGCAGATTGGCCGGCGACTGTGTGTCGTTTCTGGCGTGGATAAGGTGGTAGCTGCGCGGGCAGCTTTGCGCGCTGGGGTTGTTACCGATTTGATTATCGACGAAGATGCGGCCGCTCGGTTGCGTGAAATCAGCTGA